Part of the Vicia villosa cultivar HV-30 ecotype Madison, WI unplaced genomic scaffold, Vvil1.0 ctg.000637F_1_1, whole genome shotgun sequence genome, CGGTTTCTACCATCAGTTCTGGGATTTATGTGGGGATGAAATTTTCAACGCCAGCTGCTCATGGCTTGAAAGCGGTATTTTTCCTGAAAAGCTTAATTCGACAAATATCACTCTTATTCCGAAAGGAGATTCTCAATCTACCATGAAAGACTGGAGACCGATTGCTCTCTGCAATGTTTTGTATAAAGTTATAGCTAAAGTTCTTGCTAATCGGCTTAAGAGAGTCCTCGACAAATGCATTTCTGATAACCAATCGACTTTTGTGCCGGGAAGATCTATTTTGGACAATGCCATGGCAGCCATTGAGGTAGTTCATCATATGAAGGCTAAGACAAGAGGTAAGGCTGGTGACATAGCTCTTAAACTTGATATTAGTAAAGCTTACGATAGAATTGATTGGGACTACCTTAAGGATGTGCTTTCTACTATGGGTTTCTGTCAGAAATGGATTGGGTGGATTATTCTTTGTGTGGAAACTGTTGATTACTCTGTGGGTGTGAACGGAAAGTTGGTGGGTCCGATTGTTCTGGGTCGGGGTTTGAGGCAAGGTGATTCTTTGTCCCCGTATTTGTTTATCTTGTGCTCTGAAGGTCTTTCAGCCCTTATTAAACAAGCAGAAGCGCAGGGGGATATTCACGGTGTCAAAATTTGTAAGAATGCTCCTATTATCTCTCATTTACTTTTTGCCGACGATTGCTTTCTTTTCTTCAGAGCAGCTATTAGCGAAGCAAATATGATGAAGAGTATTCTTACCACTTATGAAGAAGCCTCTGGTCAAGCTATCAATTTCCAGATATCCGAATTCTATTGTAGTAGAAATATAGATCCTGTTCTCAAAAATCTTATGGCTGACACGTTAGGAGTTCAACAAGTTTTGGGTACCGGGAAATACCTTGGAGTTCCCTCTATGATAGGAAGAAACAGGAAAGCTACTTTCAAATTCATTAAAGATAGAATCTGGAAGAAGATAAATTCCTGGAGTAGCCGCAGTCTATCGCAAGCAGGTAGGGAAACGCTCATAAAATCTGTCCTTCAATCTATTCCGACATATATTATGAGTATTTTCTTGCTTCCTTCCTCCTCGATTGATGAAATTGAGAAAATGTTGAATTCGTTCTGGTGGGGTCATAAAAGAGGTAGTGCTAAAGGTATACATTGGTTATCGTGGGATAGGCTCTCTATGCCTAAGAATGTTGGTGGTATGGGGTTCAAAAATCTAAGTGCGTTCAATTATGCCATGTTAAGTAAACAAGCTTGGAGTCTCATGAAAAATCCAAACACTCTGGTTTCGCGCCTGTACAAGGCTAGATATTTTCCAAGTTGCAATTTTCTTAAGTCAGAGATTGGACATAATCCATGTTATGTTTGGCGGAGTATCTGGAGTGCAAAGTTTGTGGTGAGAGGAGGTTATAAATGGAGTATTGGTACGGGCGAGCGCATCTCGGTTTGGGATCAAAACTGGTTACATGATTGTTCTACAGTTACTAATCCGTGGCCAGATAATCCGATGGTGGTAAATCTCAAAGTTTCAGATCTTCTTAGTCCGACCGGTAAACAGTGGAATTTAAACTTGATTCATCAGTTAGTAGGTGGCGGAGTAGCGCAGAAAATTGTCAACACTCCTTTATTCGAAGCGGTCCACGAGGATAGAATAGTTTGGAATCTTGAAAATAATGACATTTTTTCTGTGCGTAGTGCTTATCGTTACTGTATTAACGAAGCCATTGACACTTCTCATCTCCGTATCAATGAAAATTGGGATTTAATTTGGAAGATGAAGATTCCCCCTAGAGTCAAGAACTTTCTTTGGTGCTTATGTAGGAATTGTGTGCCTACCAGAGTGCGTCTCATTGACAAAGGTGTTGGGTGTCTTGATAGTTGTGTAATTTGTGGAAGTGGTTTTGAGAATAATAACCATTTATACTTCCAGTGTCCCAAGAGTATCGTCTGCTGGGAAAAAGTAGGACTATGGCACACTATTCAGCAGTTGGTCAGTAATGGTGGagattttgtttcttttgtgttTTCTTTCCTGCAGGCCTCAAATCATGAAAATAAGGCGGTGCTTTCAACTATTATGTGGAGTATCTGGAAAAGTAGAAACAATGCTCTTTGGAATCAGATTGAGGAGTCTCCTGATAATATATGCATGAGATGTTCTCATCTTTTATTACGTTGGAGAGACGCCCATCAGGTCAGGAACATAGTGTCTCCTGTAGAGCAACTGACAGCTGTTACTAAGTGGTGTAAGCCACCATATGGTCGGTTTAAATGTAACATTGATGCTTCTTTTTCTAGTAACAAGGTCGGTATAGGTTCCTGTATCAGAGACGATGATGGGAGGT contains:
- the LOC131630038 gene encoding uncharacterized protein LOC131630038 is translated as MEACGESLLQWSKDNNNKSIKEIESISRKINIVRQHVGGENINYFTALKRRLNTLLVKDDIFWKQRAKVHWYKDGDLNTRFFHISASTRKKVNTIRSLTNDNGEIVSSSEGMCKVAHDYFIDLFQKKPSSRDWVLQAICTTISNEDNDMLTNQFDIAEFKEAFFSMQADKSPSPDGFNPGFYHQFWDLCGDEIFNASCSWLESGIFPEKLNSTNITLIPKGDSQSTMKDWRPIALCNVLYKVIAKVLANRLKRVLDKCISDNQSTFVPGRSILDNAMAAIEVVHHMKAKTRGKAGDIALKLDISKAYDRIDWDYLKDVLSTMGFCQKWIGWIILCVETVDYSVGVNGKLVGPIVLGRGLRQGDSLSPYLFILCSEGLSALIKQAEAQGDIHAAISEANMMKSILTTYEEASGQAINFQISEFYCSRNIDPVLKNLMADTLGVQQVLGTGKYLGVPSMIGRNRKATFKFIKDRIWKKINSWSSRSLSQAGRETLIKSVLQSIPTYIMSIFLLPSSSIDEIEKMLNSFWWGHKRGSAKGIHWLSWDRLSMPKNVGGMGFKNLSAFNYAMLSKQAWSLMKNPNTLVSRLYKARYFPSCNFLKSEIGHNPCYVWRSIWSAKFVVRGGYKWSIGTGERISVWDQNWLHDCSTVTNPWPDNPMVVNLKVSDLLSPTGKQWNLNLIHQLVGGGVAQKIVNTPLFEAVHEDRIVWNLENNDIFSVRSAYRYCINEAIDTSHLRINENWDLIWKMKIPPRVKNFLWCLCRNCVPTRVRLIDKGVGCLDSCVICGSGFENNNHLYFQCPKSIVCWEKVGLWHTIQQLVSNGGDFVSFVFSFLQASNHENKAVLSTIMWSIWKSRNNALWNQIEESPDNICMRCSHLLLRWRDAHQVRNIVSPVEQLTAVTKWCKPPYGRFKCNIDASFSSNKALSLLAAIKWVLELGYDNMDFESDSKTVVDSVTIPKPSDSNFGAITRVCYQLLTHSTKNFQVKFIRRQANEVAHALAKAAPFHASSHTFNDKTATSERRTSSKRWDEQPQPQNGPEQAHNLNETDARDGQVASSFTHTSERRRVHYEDDQEQADIPEEADSTTVLLLKELQKINRLIRLQGDRIDELERKRRYRSPPRRHYRSCSYSSSRSPPRRYRRRSPSSSRSPPKRYHRQRSYSCSPPRKSRRNQRPEIAEAGELSPERDSRGPSKVVLKPRERSPPRDNRKTRAEHR